The Fuscovulum sp. sequence TATTCAACCGGCCCAATGCCGCATGACCAGCTTTGCGAAAGCATCCGCCTCTATGGCGAACAGGTCATTCCAATGGTCAAGGACATGGTCGCAGGGGCCAAGGTCGCCGCCCAATAGGGCGGCGCACCCGCTCACGCAGCGCCGTCTCAGGGGGCCAGATGCGGCCGAAAGTCCGCAACGACCTCTTCATAAACCTGCCGCTTGAACGGCACGATCGAGGCGATCATTTCCCCCGCCCCGATCCACCGCCAGCGGCTGAACTCCGGGTGTTCACTATCGATCCGCACTTGGTCATCCCTGCCCAGAAAGCGGAACAGGAACCACTTCTGCCGTTGCCCGCGATACTTGCCGCCCCAGACCTTGCCCAAAAGTTCAGGCGGCAGGTCATAGGTCACCCAATCCTCGGTCTTGGCGACGAACTCCACCAGATCGGCGGTTACCCCGGTTTCTTCCCACAACTCGCGCAGCGCCGCCTTGCGGGGCTTTTCGCCCTCGTCGATCCCGCCCTGCGGCATCTGCCAGGCGGGATGGGGGGAATCGATGCGCTGCCCGGCAAAGATTTCGCCCTGCG is a genomic window containing:
- a CDS encoding RNA pyrophosphohydrolase, with translation MTDTANLPYRPCVGVVLINAQGEIFAGQRIDSPHPAWQMPQGGIDEGEKPRKAALRELWEETGVTADLVEFVAKTEDWVTYDLPPELLGKVWGGKYRGQRQKWFLFRFLGRDDQVRIDSEHPEFSRWRWIGAGEMIASIVPFKRQVYEEVVADFRPHLAP